One genomic region from Reichenbachiella ulvae encodes:
- a CDS encoding NAD-dependent epimerase/dehydratase family protein, translating into MNNILVIGACGQLGTELTTRLREIYGEEHVVAADKKEPVSDLKEGLFEVLDIMDINRVKEVLKKYQITEVYHLVALLSATAEASPRFAWELNMNSLVNLLDLANEGHFKRLYWPSSIAVFGPNTPKVNTPQQTFMDPSSIYGISKLAGERWCDYYFDKHNMDVRSIRYPGLIGYKSLPGGGTTDYAVDIYHKAKAGEDFSCFLRADTKLPMMYMEDAVRATVELMQAPADQITIRSSYNVAAMSFTPEDVYEEIKKHCPDFKISYEPDFRQEIADSWNQSIDDSVAQRDWGWKPEYDLKRMTEVMLENL; encoded by the coding sequence ATGAATAATATATTAGTCATAGGTGCCTGCGGACAGCTGGGCACCGAACTCACCACGAGGTTGAGAGAAATCTATGGCGAGGAGCATGTAGTCGCTGCAGACAAAAAAGAGCCTGTTTCTGATCTGAAAGAGGGTCTTTTCGAAGTGCTCGACATCATGGATATCAACCGTGTCAAAGAGGTTCTAAAAAAATATCAAATTACAGAAGTCTATCATTTGGTAGCCCTACTATCTGCAACCGCTGAAGCCAGTCCACGCTTTGCCTGGGAACTTAACATGAATAGCCTGGTCAACCTCCTGGATTTGGCAAATGAAGGACATTTCAAAAGATTGTATTGGCCTAGCTCCATTGCTGTTTTTGGTCCCAACACGCCAAAGGTCAATACGCCTCAACAGACTTTCATGGATCCAAGTTCAATCTATGGAATCAGCAAATTGGCTGGTGAAAGATGGTGCGACTATTATTTTGACAAGCACAATATGGATGTGAGAAGCATCCGCTATCCTGGTCTGATTGGGTATAAATCTCTACCTGGAGGTGGGACTACGGACTATGCAGTAGACATCTATCACAAGGCCAAAGCGGGTGAAGATTTCAGCTGTTTCCTAAGAGCGGACACCAAACTGCCTATGATGTATATGGAAGATGCGGTAAGAGCCACTGTCGAACTCATGCAGGCACCTGCAGACCAGATCACGATACGATCAAGTTACAATGTAGCTGCCATGAGTTTCACTCCAGAAGATGTCTATGAGGAGATCAAAAAACACTGTCCAGACTTCAAAATCAGCTATGAGCCTGATTTTAGACAGGAAATAGCAGATTCATGGAATCAAAGCATAGACGATTCTGTAGCTCAAAGGGACTGGGGATGGAAACCTGAATATGACCTGAAAAGAATGACAGAAGTAATGTTAGAAAACCTATAG
- a CDS encoding T9SS type A sorting domain-containing protein, with the protein MRKLIVLTMIVGLGINANAQLSTLDFYTGTWSNSNSWTDGVQPNPLTTNIDEQQNITINGYITRNGGLSFANIGANSYKLLVRDTLIVIGDLSFANNSINLEVVTGGVLVVFGHFTAENKVVLDNGGTMVVTEGMTLSGGQQDYVDNGGGLYVDGGINGNGDTDGAGSVDAPISDLNSGTSEQKALYNFIDGGGTTPLPIKLASFDLEATDSGVKITWETLSEVNFSHFEVQRSNDGRFFESIAEIGSSGSEVDGASYSYLDEQVKSQLVYFRLNAIDYDGSNEIFETKSINVTGLQSEELNIYPNPLVGQKLTLSLPESISEKQVSIFDLQGNQIYTSHSNETRLEIQNLNLQPGIYFVNLEVDGHQLKQKLLVR; encoded by the coding sequence ATGAGAAAACTTATAGTTTTGACAATGATAGTGGGGTTGGGTATCAATGCGAATGCACAATTGTCCACTTTAGATTTTTATACTGGCACATGGTCCAATAGTAATTCCTGGACCGATGGGGTTCAACCGAACCCTTTGACCACCAATATTGATGAACAACAGAATATTACCATTAATGGGTATATCACCCGGAATGGAGGTTTGAGTTTTGCGAATATTGGAGCCAATAGTTACAAGCTTTTGGTCAGAGATACTTTAATTGTGATTGGTGATTTGAGTTTTGCTAACAATTCTATCAATTTGGAGGTAGTCACTGGCGGTGTTTTGGTGGTATTTGGACATTTCACAGCTGAAAACAAGGTGGTGCTAGACAATGGTGGTACTATGGTTGTTACCGAAGGTATGACCTTGAGCGGAGGGCAGCAAGATTATGTGGATAATGGAGGAGGTCTTTATGTAGATGGTGGTATCAACGGAAACGGAGATACAGATGGGGCAGGATCTGTGGATGCTCCTATCAGTGATCTTAACAGTGGGACTTCTGAACAAAAGGCATTATATAATTTTATTGATGGAGGTGGCACAACTCCTCTTCCTATTAAGTTGGCTTCATTTGATTTGGAAGCCACTGATAGTGGAGTGAAAATTACATGGGAAACTCTAAGCGAGGTAAACTTCAGCCATTTTGAGGTGCAGAGATCTAATGACGGGCGGTTTTTTGAATCGATTGCGGAGATAGGTAGCAGTGGCAGTGAGGTGGATGGCGCCTCATATTCTTATTTGGATGAGCAAGTGAAAAGCCAATTGGTCTACTTCAGGCTCAATGCCATTGATTATGATGGTAGCAACGAGATTTTTGAAACAAAAAGTATCAATGTTACGGGGCTCCAATCCGAGGAACTAAATATTTATCCGAATCCTTTAGTGGGACAAAAATTGACTTTGAGTTTGCCTGAAAGTATTTCAGAAAAGCAAGTATCAATTTTTGATCTGCAAGGAAATCAGATTTACACAAGTCATTCAAATGAAACGAGATTGGAGATTCAGAATCTAAATCTCCAACCAGGAATTTATTTCGTTAATCTAGAAGTCGATGGACATCAATTGAAACAAAAATTATTGGTTCGATAG